One window from the genome of Scatophagus argus isolate fScaArg1 chromosome 13, fScaArg1.pri, whole genome shotgun sequence encodes:
- the si:ch73-382f3.1 gene encoding THAP domain-containing protein 1, whose translation MGGCSAPNCSNSTSAGKQLFRFPKDPDRKKKWVMNSRRDFEPTPHSRLCQDHFEQSQFEEIARSSAGGKKLRPNAIPTLFSIGDPPYPVVTAPYILLPMKPEPVEKELNFGDHGYARRTPLPGLEVEDADKTADDQQPCKQCRLLKKQLEQEMQHTARLQKEAEEMKKRLYRLDRIEKGLQNFLYEDQIRALSLTKRSRRAVWSPETILKAQKIRSAVGTKGYEYLRELGYPLPSYRTLCNRLETKIMVTTDMSCEMLAELGLELMPPCDSPTGGVGDNDEEELMGVLS comes from the exons ATGGGTGGCTGCTCTGCTCCAAACTGCTCCAATTCAACCAGTGCGGGCAAACAGCTGTTTAGATTCCCCAAAGATCCTGACCGCAAGAAGAAATGGGTGATGAACTCTCGACGGGACTTCGAACCAACTCCTCATTCCAGACTCTGCCAG GACCACTTTGAACAGAGCCAGTTTGAGGAGATAGCAAGGTCTTCAGCTGGGGGGAAGAAGCTGAGGCCCAATGCCATCCCAACTCTGTTCAGTATTGGAGACCCTCCTTATCCTGTAGTCACTGCTCCATACATCTTGCTGCCCATGAAACCTGAGCCAG TGGAGAAGGAGCTGAATTTCGGGGACCATGGCTATGCCAGACGCACCCCTCTGCCTGGCCTGGAAGTGGAGGATGCAGACAAGACTGCTGATGACCAGCAGCCCTGCAAACAGTGTCGACTCCTCAAGAaacagctggagcaggagatgCAGCACACCGCAAGGCTGCAGAAGGAG gcagaggagatgaagaagcGTCTGTATCGACTTGACCGAATCGAGAAGGGTCTCCAGAACTTTCTGTATGAGGACCAGATTCGTGCCCTGTCCCTCACCAAACGCTCCCGTCGTGCCGTCTGGTCCCCAGAGACCATCCTGAAGGCCCAGAAGATCCGCTCTGCAGTTGGGACAAAAGGCTACGAGTACTTAAGAGAGCTGGGATACCCTTTGCCCTCCTACCGGACTCTGTGCAACCGCCTGGAGACTAAGATCATGGTGACGACTGACATGAGCTGTGAGATGCTGGCAGAACTGGGCCTGGAGCTCATGCCCCCCTGCGACAGTCCCACAGGAGGTGTTGGAGACAATGATGAGGAGGAACTGATGGGTGTTTTGTCCTGA